The following proteins come from a genomic window of Macadamia integrifolia cultivar HAES 741 chromosome 14, SCU_Mint_v3, whole genome shotgun sequence:
- the LOC122060628 gene encoding LOW QUALITY PROTEIN: probable serine/threonine-protein kinase clkA (The sequence of the model RefSeq protein was modified relative to this genomic sequence to represent the inferred CDS: substituted 1 base at 1 genomic stop codon), with the protein MAVSDLGAVLDFFKKNRFSDAESALRDDIVERRDLSSFDFERGLTNPYAVWPEVGLKSEASSDRLSEFGTARDYYVADILYDTYWYSEKDGGYHKNSSFRGQDFFSYPSENKFVTTSESEKHRDRLFGLDFAAEGFHSVTSINRLDNACLNDAPMDNGVPVTESYQWNENVQQDHVVEAGFEDRTDCLGEKGYFHGDCEDYNQMKSLKDPELKAIHLTLAPECTFDRDSDSNRKINGSSNHSIRKCSTDNMDVKFCKDANLQLQASENACQPYGDNLYVIGDGRKMIDASDESGIAGDGEDCATPNEHPDFDVDKDEYELFDLRIVHRKNRTGFEVSKDLPIVLNTIVAGRYYVTEYLGSAAFSKVVQAHDLHTRVDVCLKIIKNDKDFFYQSLDEIKILKFVNKHDPPDXHHILRLYDYFYHQEHLFILCELLRANLYEFQKYNQETGSEVFFTLRRLQIITLQCLEALNYLHGLGIIHCDLNPENILIESYSRYEIKIIDLGSSCFQTDNLSLYVQSRSYRAPEVILGHPSDQRIDIWSLGCVLAELCSGNMLFPNDALVIILSRMIGMLGPIVMEMLVRGIVFKVVR; encoded by the exons ATGGCCGTCTCAGACCTTGGAGCTGTCTTGGATTTCTTTAAGAAGAATAGATTCTCTGATGCGGAATCCGCTCTCAGAGATGATATCGTCGAGAGACGAGACTTGAGTTCTTTTGATTTCGAGAG AGGTCTAACAAATCCATATGCTGTTTGGCCTGAAGTTGGACTTAAATCGGAAGCTTCATCCGATAGACTCTCTGAATTCGGTACTGCCCGTGATTACTATGTGGCTGATATTCTATATGATACCTATTGGTACAGCGAGAAAGATGGGGGCTACCATAAAAATTCCTCCTTCAGAGGGCAGGACTTCTTTAGTTATCCAAGTGAGAACAAGTTCGTTACTACTTCAGAGTCAGAGAAGCATCGTGATAGACTGTTCGGCCTAGATTTTGCAGCAGAAGGATTTCATTCGGTGACTAGTATCAATCGCTTAGACAATGCGTGCCTTAATGATGCACCCATGGACAATGGTGTTCCAGTTACTGAGAGTTACCAATGGAATGAGAATGTCCAACAGGATCATGTAGTTGAAGCAGGATTCGAGGATCGGACTGATTGTTTGGGAGAAAAGGGCTATTTTCATGGGGACTGTGAGGATTATAACCAGATGAAGAGCTTGAAAGATCCTGAGCTGAAAGCTATTCATTTAACGCTTGCACCTGAATGCACTTTTGATCGTGATTCTGATTCAAACCGCAAAATCAATGGAAGTTCCAATCATTCTATACGTAAGTGTTCTACAGATAATATGGATGTGAAGTTTTGTAAAGATGCCAACTTACAGCTTCAAGCTTCAGAAAATGCATGTCAACCGTATGGAGACAATCTTTATGTGATAGGAGATGGCAGAAAAATGATTGATGCGAGTGATGAATCCGGAATTGCAGGGGATGGTGAGGATTGTGCTACTCCAAATGAGCATCCAGACTTTGATGTTGACAAGGATGAATATGAGTTATTTGACCTAAGAATTGTACATAGGAAAAACAG GACTGGATTTGAAGTAAGCAAAGATCTGCCAATTGTTCTGAATACCATCGTAGCTGGCAGATACTATGTCACAGAATACCTTGGTTCTGCTGCTTTCAGCAAAGTTGTTCAAGCACATGACCTCCACACTCGGGTGGATGTTtgtttgaaaataataaaaaatgataaggattttttttaccaaagttTGGATGAGATCAAGATTCTGAAGTTTGTGAACAAGCATGACCCTCCGGATTAACACCACATCTTACGCCTGTATGACTATTTCTATCATCAG GAGCATCTATTCATCCTTTGCGAGCTCCTACGAGCAAATCTATACGAATTTCAGAAATATAATCAGGAAACTGGCAGCGAGGTTTTTTTTACATTGCGCAGATTGCAG ATCATAACTCTACAATGTTTGGAGGCGTTAAACTACTTGCATGGGTTGGGAATTATCCATTGTGATCTGAATCCTGAGAATATTCTAATCGAAAGTTACAGCAGATATGAAATAAAGATCATTGATCTTGGGAGTAGTTGCTTTCAAACAGATAACTTAAGCTTATATGTACAATCTCGATCCTATAGGGCTCCTGAAGTTATCCTAGGCCACCCATCTGATCAGAGGATTGACATTTGGTCTCTTGGTTGTGTCTTGGCTGAACTATGCTCTG GGAACA TGCTTTTTCCAAATGATGCACTGGTAATAATACTTTCTCGCATGATTGGGATGCTTGGTCCTATTGTTATGGAAATGCTGGTCAggggcatagtttttaaggtggtaAGGTGA